A window of Leptospira fainei serovar Hurstbridge str. BUT 6 contains these coding sequences:
- a CDS encoding Lsa36 family surface (lipo)protein — protein sequence MDEMVSVKRILKRCIYCIAFIILGVSAYVVPTSSVHAQITCTPPLTGNNVCTIIPANIQADFNGLQQAIQTQYLNEITKSMANAAVLSNINASMMGPGTINRFQIGAGVSAGGVKNSDITVSYNGTTLPAMPNVGASINPSLMMGVNLGWLLGKGPSDQPDKSATVPESQRSFLHRLNFYVHGFHGNIGSGDLKSLTHQASNGLHLDGSANSFGATLRFQLARERYTRLDFFGFTGLSLGVGFHRQDEGINIVYAPGINSAAKVNFGSASGRWDETVTFAYRNKVQSVPVDLRTGVRLFYFLTIFAGGGISNNTGYAKVNLDINGPLYLAANIPSSSGLPAAVIQQLNGGASGTLRVHTGGSAYVKTQTSYVLGGFEINLLTFKVLAEAMMTTDKIYSANLGIKFAL from the coding sequence ATGGACGAGATGGTTTCTGTTAAGAGAATTCTTAAGCGGTGTATTTATTGCATCGCCTTTATTATTTTAGGCGTTTCCGCATATGTAGTTCCGACCTCCTCCGTTCACGCACAAATTACCTGTACTCCTCCGCTTACGGGTAATAACGTGTGTACTATAATTCCGGCGAATATCCAGGCGGATTTTAACGGCTTACAGCAAGCCATACAAACTCAGTACCTAAACGAAATCACTAAGTCGATGGCCAATGCGGCAGTATTGAGTAATATTAACGCTTCCATGATGGGACCTGGAACGATCAATCGGTTTCAAATCGGTGCAGGAGTCTCTGCCGGCGGCGTTAAAAATAGCGATATTACGGTTTCTTATAATGGGACGACGCTTCCTGCCATGCCTAACGTAGGAGCTTCCATCAATCCCTCTCTCATGATGGGCGTAAATTTGGGTTGGCTATTAGGTAAAGGGCCGTCCGACCAACCGGATAAATCCGCAACGGTTCCGGAATCTCAGAGATCTTTTCTGCACAGATTGAATTTCTATGTTCATGGTTTTCACGGAAATATCGGATCGGGCGATTTAAAATCCCTGACTCATCAAGCTTCCAACGGTCTGCATTTGGATGGAAGCGCGAATTCCTTCGGCGCAACATTGCGATTTCAACTCGCGCGGGAAAGATACACGCGCCTTGACTTCTTCGGTTTTACCGGTCTTAGCTTAGGAGTGGGCTTTCACCGACAAGATGAAGGCATTAATATAGTCTATGCTCCGGGAATCAATTCTGCAGCAAAGGTAAATTTCGGTTCCGCTTCGGGACGTTGGGATGAAACCGTTACCTTTGCGTATCGAAATAAAGTGCAATCTGTTCCGGTGGATTTAAGGACCGGCGTCCGACTCTTTTATTTTTTAACCATCTTCGCGGGCGGTGGAATCAGTAATAATACCGGATACGCGAAAGTTAATTTGGATATTAACGGTCCTTTATATTTAGCGGCAAATATACCGTCGTCATCCGGATTGCCCGCTGCGGTAATTCAGCAGTTAAACGGCGGAGCAAGTGGAACTTTAAGAGTTCATACCGGAGGTTCCGCCTATGTCAAAACCCAAACCAGCTATGTTTTAGGCGGATTCGAAATTAATTTACTGACGTTTAAAGTTCTCGCCGAGGCAATGATGACGACTGATAAGATATACTCGGCAAACCTAGGAATCAAGTTTGCCCTCTAA
- a CDS encoding acyl-CoA dehydrogenase family protein, which translates to MERVLQFTEEHEAFRDMARKFFETEVAPHHHEWEKVGMVPKELWKKAGASGLLCPDVPEEYGGSGADFLYNIVVIEESSKVGNSGFFVSLHNDVIAPYISAYGNDEQKKRWLPGCCSGDSILAVAMTEPGSGSDLKSIRTSAVDKGDHYLVNGQKTFISNGQLANLVITAVKHENGTISLVMVEEGMKGFERGRNLEKIGLKAQDTSELYFNDVKVPKENVIGKDGQGFRYLMMKLAQERLVLAVAAVEATALVHKMTLKYIKERMAFGKKIGTFQHIKFQMAEMATELEMCRTFIDKVVTEHMKGNKLTVEASMAKYYSTEMQKRHTDQCLQFFGGYGYMMEYPIARAYLDARIQTIYAGTTEIMKEIIGSSLGL; encoded by the coding sequence ATGGAAAGAGTCCTGCAATTTACCGAGGAACATGAAGCGTTCCGAGACATGGCACGTAAATTCTTTGAAACGGAAGTGGCGCCTCACCATCACGAATGGGAAAAAGTGGGAATGGTTCCCAAGGAACTTTGGAAAAAAGCCGGAGCAAGCGGTTTACTTTGCCCGGATGTACCGGAAGAATATGGCGGCTCCGGAGCGGATTTCTTATATAATATTGTCGTAATAGAGGAATCCTCTAAAGTCGGAAACAGCGGTTTTTTTGTGTCTTTACATAACGACGTAATCGCTCCCTACATTTCCGCGTACGGGAACGATGAGCAAAAGAAACGCTGGCTTCCGGGTTGCTGCTCCGGGGACAGCATTCTCGCCGTCGCTATGACCGAACCCGGTTCCGGATCGGATTTAAAAAGCATTCGAACTAGCGCAGTCGATAAGGGTGACCATTATTTAGTGAACGGTCAAAAAACGTTTATTTCGAACGGACAATTGGCAAATTTAGTAATTACCGCCGTAAAACATGAAAACGGAACGATTTCACTTGTTATGGTAGAAGAAGGAATGAAAGGTTTTGAGAGAGGCCGAAATCTCGAAAAAATCGGACTCAAAGCCCAGGATACTTCGGAGCTCTATTTTAATGACGTAAAAGTTCCAAAAGAAAACGTTATCGGAAAAGACGGACAAGGGTTTCGTTATTTAATGATGAAACTTGCTCAGGAACGTTTAGTTCTAGCTGTTGCTGCAGTCGAGGCCACCGCGTTAGTTCATAAGATGACCTTGAAATATATCAAGGAACGTATGGCATTCGGAAAGAAGATCGGAACCTTCCAGCATATCAAATTTCAGATGGCTGAAATGGCCACCGAACTTGAAATGTGCCGTACGTTCATAGACAAAGTCGTGACCGAACACATGAAAGGAAATAAATTGACCGTAGAGGCTTCTATGGCCAAATATTATTCCACTGAGATGCAAAAGCGTCATACTGACCAATGCCTCCAATTCTTCGGAGGATACGGTTACATGATGGAATATCCTATTGCCAGAGCCTACTTAGACGCAAGAATCCAAACGATTTATGCAGGCACGACCGAGATTATGAAAGAAATTATTGGCAGTAGCCTGGGTCTCTGA
- a CDS encoding cAMP/cGMP-dependent 3',5'-cyclic-AMP/GMP phosphodiesterase → MLKEQSREYIELQRGGYLVETSEGFFQIGSPPETIKDTMAEKKTPLVFILPNKFFHVEKGISTAELEFPIYFNFFLRQRKTTIICTEEQRKQLITVLKESLMGPEEINLESEYLNGAESFGFPDMKAEMSYFRSYKGLDDVVDFKVFAADDMVTLGKVIVHKLPSGDFRITDGNKETELPGEVGFNIKYDIGTRLKEPFQPPLLGITCLGPSHGFDPEDNTSGFIIWLNHQGIMVDPPVNSTEWLRSSNVNPKLINHVILTHCHADHDAGTFQKILEETKITIHATATVMESFLRKYSSLTKIPKKELLELFNFQPIIIGRPSMIMGGEFNFHYALHSIPSVGFEFFFQDQSFVYTSDHLNEPEIHDKMYKDGVLPESRWKFLKQFPWDRRVIYHEAGIPPLHTRISYLASLPSEVQEKITVYHIARKDMPPGTKLNLAKFGIENTLYPEITPPKHIEAYNLLDILSQIDIFSGFAIEKAKEFLLIVREERYKRGDHIIHKGTLGDKFYIIASGNVKFEGLETSSEQVPIKRYGQYEYFGEASLVLDLPRAADVYAETDVVALTIDKNKFLQFIRNTDLRQNLIRLNSIRDSNSWQTLIESRHFKGLTSHQVTQLEMIMRLSKVNAGSVLIGEKSFYHEAYIIRDGKVSVYQNGKKLAELINGDFVGEIYAISKKLAANYTFTAESETELYSISQNELIQYIKRNPGVYMRMNTVY, encoded by the coding sequence ATGCTAAAAGAACAGTCTAGGGAATATATCGAACTTCAACGCGGAGGCTATCTCGTTGAAACGAGCGAGGGCTTTTTTCAAATCGGGTCGCCGCCCGAGACCATCAAGGACACGATGGCGGAGAAAAAAACGCCCCTCGTTTTTATTTTGCCGAACAAGTTCTTTCACGTTGAAAAGGGAATAAGCACCGCAGAGCTAGAGTTTCCTATCTATTTCAATTTCTTTCTTCGCCAAAGAAAAACCACGATCATCTGTACCGAGGAGCAACGGAAGCAGCTCATTACCGTACTTAAAGAATCTTTAATGGGTCCGGAAGAGATTAATTTAGAATCGGAATATTTGAACGGGGCCGAATCTTTCGGGTTCCCGGATATGAAAGCGGAGATGTCCTACTTTCGAAGCTATAAGGGCCTGGACGATGTGGTCGATTTTAAGGTTTTTGCGGCGGACGATATGGTCACGCTAGGCAAGGTGATCGTTCACAAGCTTCCTTCCGGAGATTTTCGAATCACGGACGGAAATAAGGAAACGGAACTGCCGGGCGAGGTCGGATTCAATATCAAATATGATATCGGAACTCGACTGAAGGAACCGTTTCAACCGCCGCTATTAGGAATTACTTGTTTAGGCCCTTCGCATGGATTTGATCCTGAAGATAATACTTCCGGTTTCATTATTTGGTTGAATCATCAAGGTATAATGGTCGATCCTCCCGTCAATTCGACCGAATGGCTGAGGAGTTCAAACGTAAATCCGAAACTGATTAATCACGTCATTCTTACGCACTGTCACGCCGATCATGACGCGGGTACGTTTCAGAAAATCTTGGAGGAAACTAAAATCACCATTCACGCAACGGCGACGGTGATGGAAAGCTTTCTCCGGAAATATTCCTCTCTTACCAAAATTCCCAAAAAGGAACTGCTGGAATTATTTAATTTTCAACCGATTATCATCGGAAGACCCTCGATGATTATGGGCGGCGAATTCAATTTTCATTATGCGCTGCATTCTATTCCTTCAGTCGGATTCGAATTCTTTTTTCAAGACCAATCCTTCGTTTATACTTCCGACCATTTGAACGAGCCTGAAATTCACGATAAAATGTATAAAGACGGTGTTCTACCCGAATCGCGTTGGAAGTTTCTGAAACAGTTCCCTTGGGATCGAAGAGTGATCTATCACGAAGCCGGAATTCCGCCATTGCATACAAGAATCAGTTACTTGGCGAGCTTGCCGTCCGAAGTTCAGGAAAAGATCACGGTTTATCATATCGCCCGAAAGGATATGCCTCCGGGAACTAAATTGAATCTCGCAAAATTCGGTATTGAAAATACTCTATACCCGGAAATCACTCCTCCTAAACATATAGAAGCATACAACCTATTGGATATCCTAAGTCAGATCGATATCTTTAGCGGTTTTGCAATCGAGAAAGCGAAGGAATTTTTACTGATCGTAAGAGAAGAAAGATACAAACGCGGAGATCATATCATTCACAAAGGCACATTAGGCGATAAATTTTATATTATCGCCTCCGGAAATGTGAAGTTCGAAGGCCTGGAGACTTCGTCCGAGCAAGTTCCCATCAAGCGGTACGGTCAATATGAATATTTCGGCGAGGCGTCTCTAGTGCTCGATTTACCTAGAGCAGCGGACGTGTATGCGGAAACCGACGTCGTCGCACTTACTATAGATAAGAACAAATTCTTACAATTTATTCGAAACACCGACCTTCGACAAAACTTAATTAGACTGAACAGTATTCGGGATAGTAACTCCTGGCAGACTCTTATAGAATCCCGCCATTTTAAGGGATTAACCAGTCATCAGGTGACTCAATTGGAAATGATCATGAGACTTTCCAAAGTGAACGCTGGTTCAGTGTTAATCGGCGAAAAATCGTTTTACCACGAAGCATATATTATTCGTGATGGAAAAGTAAGCGTTTACCAGAACGGTAAGAAACTAGCCGAATTGATCAACGGAGACTTCGTTGGTGAAATTTACGCGATTTCTAAAAAGCTGGCTGCAAATTATACGTTCACTGCCGAATCGGAAACGGAATTGTATTCGATATCTCAGAACGAACTGATTCAGTATATAAAGAGAAATCCCGGCGTTTACATGAGAATGAACACCGTCTACTAA
- the trxA gene encoding thioredoxin, with the protein MALSEINDATFNTEISGGMVLVDCWAEWCGPCRMVTPVLEELSNELTDILKIKKLNVDDNQDTAQKLGIQSLPTLLLFKDGTLVDKIIGALPKAQIKNFIERHK; encoded by the coding sequence ATGGCATTGTCCGAAATCAACGACGCAACTTTTAATACTGAAATCTCCGGCGGAATGGTCCTAGTGGACTGTTGGGCCGAATGGTGTGGTCCTTGTAGAATGGTCACTCCCGTTCTCGAAGAACTTTCGAACGAACTTACCGATATTTTGAAAATTAAAAAATTGAACGTAGATGATAACCAAGATACGGCTCAAAAATTAGGAATTCAATCTTTACCGACGTTACTTTTATTTAAGGACGGAACGTTAGTTGATAAGATCATCGGGGCTCTCCCGAAGGCCCAGATCAAAAACTTTATAGAAAGGCACAAATAA
- a CDS encoding Sec-independent protein translocase subunit TatA/TatB, which translates to MYLPLAFIGNLGWPEILIILFLALLLFGGKRLPSLAKDLGDGIRQFRKSISGDTESEAPKIQEPPTKTAQSTKKSKKSA; encoded by the coding sequence ATGTATTTACCACTGGCATTCATCGGTAACCTAGGTTGGCCGGAAATCCTCATTATCCTGTTTTTAGCACTCCTGCTTTTTGGAGGCAAGCGACTTCCCTCGCTCGCTAAGGATTTAGGGGATGGAATTCGCCAATTCCGCAAATCGATCTCCGGGGATACGGAAAGCGAAGCTCCTAAAATCCAGGAGCCCCCGACTAAGACCGCTCAATCTACGAAGAAGTCTAAAAAGTCCGCTTAG
- the tatC gene encoding twin-arginine translocase subunit TatC yields the protein MPAKKKKPQDLITEIPNPIPDREAVAQDKEKFMTLGEHLEELRLVLLRTILVFSIFFIASLFFGEEIHKIFTRPYKNVLGESATFYQIKLMAPFMVYLRTSFMVSLLLSFPFTLVFLWGFVAPALESKAARLGKALIAFSTILFWLGVWLCWTQAFENFLKLFLVTFRPLDIDTKLPIDEYYDVFFNIHLIFGLAFQLPVVLVLMSALGILKSSFLLAHWREAILGLAVAAAILSPGPDVISMLMLFVPLVILFAISILLMKIIERD from the coding sequence ATGCCCGCCAAAAAAAAGAAACCTCAGGATCTAATCACAGAAATTCCGAATCCGATCCCCGATCGGGAAGCGGTCGCGCAAGATAAGGAAAAATTCATGACCTTAGGGGAACACCTTGAGGAATTACGACTTGTTCTTCTTAGAACGATCCTGGTTTTTTCGATCTTCTTTATCGCTTCCTTGTTTTTCGGCGAAGAAATTCACAAAATTTTTACCCGCCCTTATAAAAACGTCCTGGGAGAATCGGCGACTTTTTATCAAATCAAACTGATGGCGCCGTTTATGGTCTACCTTCGAACGAGCTTCATGGTATCCCTACTCTTAAGTTTTCCTTTTACGTTAGTCTTTTTATGGGGATTTGTAGCCCCGGCTCTCGAATCTAAGGCCGCGAGACTAGGCAAGGCTCTGATCGCTTTCTCCACGATTTTATTCTGGTTAGGGGTCTGGCTCTGTTGGACGCAAGCCTTCGAGAATTTTCTGAAACTCTTCTTGGTAACGTTTCGCCCCTTGGATATCGATACAAAGCTACCCATAGATGAATATTATGATGTCTTTTTTAACATACATTTAATATTCGGTTTAGCTTTCCAATTACCCGTAGTCTTAGTGTTAATGAGCGCTCTCGGAATCTTGAAGTCATCATTCTTGTTGGCTCATTGGAGGGAGGCGATTCTCGGATTAGCGGTCGCTGCAGCTATTCTATCGCCCGGTCCCGACGTGATCTCGATGCTAATGCTATTCGTTCCGTTAGTAATCCTATTTGCAATCTCCATCCTTTTGATGAAAATTATCGAAAGGGATTGA
- a CDS encoding DoxX family membrane protein, with protein sequence MKTAILNWTLRILTALIFIPAFLLKFSGAEKSIATFSKLGVEPIGRYFTGSLELLTVVLIFIPKAQWAGAGLGSCIMLGALAAHVSVLGYSGEAGVGTISATIALLGFLMQWYLTKDSNPLFRKLSSK encoded by the coding sequence ATGAAAACGGCTATTCTCAATTGGACACTCAGGATACTTACCGCTTTAATCTTTATACCGGCATTCTTATTAAAATTTTCTGGCGCCGAAAAATCGATAGCAACGTTTTCCAAATTAGGCGTCGAACCGATCGGAAGGTATTTCACCGGCAGCCTAGAATTACTTACGGTTGTTTTGATTTTCATCCCTAAAGCGCAATGGGCAGGGGCCGGCCTCGGCTCATGCATTATGCTTGGGGCCTTAGCCGCCCATGTTTCAGTTTTAGGTTATTCCGGAGAAGCTGGGGTCGGCACAATCTCCGCAACGATCGCTCTTTTGGGGTTTTTAATGCAATGGTATCTTACAAAGGACAGTAATCCCCTGTTTAGAAAACTTTCTTCCAAATAG
- the clpX gene encoding ATP-dependent Clp protease ATP-binding subunit ClpX has translation MAKKPTGTNGKQKLFCSFCGKEQDSVKRLVAGPGVYICDECISLCNEIIAEEPEQEKERTELLGEVPNPAAIKSILDQYVIGQDHAKKALSVAVYNHYKRIYLKDKKAEIELEKSNILLIGPTGSGKTLLAQTLARIIKVPFAIVDATALTEAGYVGEDVENIILKLIQNADNDIKKAEIGIIYIDEVDKIARKSDSASITRDVSGEGVQQALLKIIEGTVANVPPQGGRKHPHQEYLQVDTKNILFILGGAFVDLDNIIKTRTGVKTIGFGSDDKEGKQLRDETKGEILSRVIPEDLMKFGLIPEFIGRMPVIATLQDLSVDMLKRIFKEPKNSILRQYTKIMEMENVKLSFEDAAVDRIAQLAIQRESGARGLRAIVENLMLELMYEIPSRKDVEEVIITEDSVNGIKPPELILKKEPKIA, from the coding sequence GTGGCTAAGAAACCGACCGGAACCAATGGTAAACAAAAACTGTTTTGTTCTTTTTGCGGAAAGGAGCAAGATTCGGTCAAACGTCTTGTTGCAGGTCCCGGTGTTTATATCTGCGACGAATGTATTTCTCTATGTAACGAAATTATCGCGGAAGAGCCCGAGCAGGAAAAGGAACGCACGGAACTCTTGGGCGAAGTCCCGAATCCGGCGGCAATCAAGTCCATACTAGATCAGTATGTTATCGGACAGGACCATGCTAAGAAAGCCCTGTCAGTCGCCGTATATAACCATTATAAACGGATTTATCTTAAAGATAAGAAAGCCGAAATCGAATTAGAAAAATCAAATATTCTTTTGATCGGACCTACCGGATCCGGTAAAACCCTTCTGGCCCAAACTCTGGCTCGAATTATTAAAGTTCCTTTTGCGATCGTGGATGCGACTGCATTGACGGAAGCAGGGTACGTCGGAGAGGATGTCGAGAACATCATCCTTAAATTGATTCAAAACGCGGACAATGATATTAAAAAAGCCGAAATCGGTATCATTTATATCGATGAAGTCGATAAAATCGCGCGCAAGTCGGATAGTGCTTCGATAACGAGAGACGTGAGTGGTGAGGGCGTTCAACAAGCCTTACTAAAAATTATCGAAGGGACTGTGGCGAATGTACCTCCTCAGGGTGGAAGAAAGCACCCACACCAAGAATATCTGCAGGTAGATACTAAGAATATCCTGTTTATTTTAGGCGGAGCATTTGTAGATCTAGATAATATCATTAAAACTAGAACCGGCGTTAAAACAATCGGATTCGGCAGTGATGATAAAGAAGGTAAACAGTTACGGGATGAAACGAAAGGAGAAATTCTTTCCAGAGTCATTCCTGAAGACTTAATGAAATTCGGTTTAATTCCGGAATTCATCGGTCGTATGCCGGTAATCGCCACTCTTCAAGATTTGAGCGTAGATATGCTCAAGAGGATCTTCAAAGAACCTAAGAATTCCATTCTTCGTCAGTATACGAAAATTATGGAAATGGAAAACGTAAAACTTTCCTTCGAAGACGCAGCCGTGGATCGGATCGCGCAACTTGCGATTCAGCGGGAATCCGGCGCTCGGGGATTGCGGGCAATCGTTGAAAATCTTATGCTAGAACTTATGTATGAAATTCCTTCCCGAAAAGACGTCGAAGAAGTGATCATTACCGAGGACTCAGTGAACGGAATCAAACCTCCGGAGTTGATTCTGAAGAAAGAGCCCAAAATCGCGTAA
- the clpP gene encoding ATP-dependent Clp endopeptidase proteolytic subunit ClpP, whose translation MSVIPVVIEQTGRGERSYDIYSRLLKDRIIFLGNAISDEYANVVIAQLLFLDAENPDRDIYLYINSPGGYVSSGLAIYDTMQYIKADVRTLCVGQASSMAALLLAGGAKGKRSALPHSRIMMHQPTGGATGQASDIAIQAKEVLKLKEVLNGLYTKHTGKSVEQIQKDTERDLYMTAEEAQTYGIIDSVISIERSTKN comes from the coding sequence ATGAGCGTAATTCCAGTCGTCATTGAGCAAACAGGTCGGGGAGAGAGATCCTACGATATTTATTCACGTCTTCTAAAGGATAGAATCATTTTCCTTGGGAATGCGATCTCAGACGAATACGCGAATGTGGTGATTGCTCAGCTTCTCTTTCTCGACGCCGAAAATCCCGATCGAGATATTTATCTCTATATTAATTCTCCGGGTGGATATGTTTCCTCCGGGCTTGCAATTTACGATACAATGCAGTATATTAAAGCGGATGTTAGGACTCTTTGTGTGGGACAAGCTTCTTCAATGGCGGCGCTGCTTTTAGCGGGTGGAGCGAAAGGAAAACGTTCCGCACTTCCTCACTCCAGGATCATGATGCATCAGCCGACCGGAGGAGCAACCGGTCAGGCTTCGGACATCGCGATTCAGGCGAAAGAAGTTCTAAAACTTAAGGAAGTTCTTAACGGTCTTTATACGAAGCATACTGGAAAATCAGTTGAGCAAATTCAAAAGGACACCGAACGCGATCTTTACATGACCGCCGAGGAAGCTCAAACCTACGGTATTATCGATTCCGTGATTTCCATAGAGCGCAGTACTAAGAACTAA
- the tig gene encoding trigger factor has translation MEFKTKKNPNASVELKLTFDKSDLEKAFEKAYIQKQKELKVPGFRPGKAPLPMVKRHLGDSVASDAINILLVDSVDSLREKLEHKMVRFPKFTIDDYVPEKSLVATAVYDTEPEVSLGKYKKIKIKLPEVNVTEEDILDELEGVRKQLARKLLREPEETAQAGDTIDMEFVVTEDGKEPQNAKNGSSDYKLGDTNNLPGFDENLYGMKAGEPKNFSYTYPQDYPREDLAGKTIQFEMTLKAIYKEVLPELDDDLANEYDGSESLAALKDKFKESLRKNYSEGVKSKKLEEVYKELVEDSKFVFPESYLSEESEHVYRNMMRDIMGRGQGAQFSEEQIPSMEKYAEMVNKPLEEIKTSFSGIAENRLKGYFARQKLASVENITLSEEEFSKELADLALRYGMGEADFRKELEKGKLLDTYRDNFLSKKIDDTLFELVEKKYNEKMSIRQLKEFLSNKESGGV, from the coding sequence ATGGAATTCAAGACAAAGAAAAACCCAAACGCATCCGTTGAACTCAAACTTACTTTTGACAAAAGCGATCTAGAGAAAGCTTTTGAGAAAGCGTACATTCAAAAACAAAAGGAACTCAAAGTCCCTGGCTTCCGTCCCGGCAAAGCGCCTTTACCGATGGTAAAGCGTCACCTAGGCGACTCCGTTGCTAGCGACGCGATTAATATCCTTCTTGTAGACTCTGTCGACTCGTTACGGGAGAAGTTGGAGCATAAGATGGTTCGCTTTCCGAAATTTACCATCGACGATTATGTTCCTGAAAAAAGTCTCGTAGCGACCGCAGTCTATGATACCGAACCGGAAGTGAGCCTCGGTAAATATAAGAAGATTAAAATCAAACTCCCTGAAGTCAACGTGACCGAAGAAGATATTTTGGACGAGCTCGAAGGCGTAAGAAAGCAGTTGGCTCGTAAGCTCTTAAGGGAGCCGGAAGAAACTGCGCAAGCCGGCGATACCATCGATATGGAATTCGTCGTCACCGAAGACGGTAAGGAACCGCAGAATGCAAAGAACGGTTCCAGCGACTATAAATTAGGCGATACCAATAATCTTCCGGGCTTTGACGAGAATTTGTACGGCATGAAAGCCGGAGAACCCAAGAATTTTTCGTATACCTATCCGCAGGATTATCCTAGAGAAGATCTGGCCGGTAAGACGATTCAATTTGAAATGACTCTCAAAGCCATATATAAAGAAGTTCTTCCCGAATTGGATGACGATCTTGCCAATGAGTATGACGGTTCTGAATCATTAGCCGCCCTGAAGGATAAATTTAAAGAGAGCCTTCGTAAGAATTATTCGGAAGGCGTAAAATCCAAAAAGTTGGAAGAAGTATATAAGGAACTTGTTGAAGATTCCAAATTCGTCTTTCCCGAATCTTATCTTTCAGAGGAATCCGAGCATGTGTATCGGAACATGATGAGAGATATCATGGGCCGGGGACAGGGAGCGCAATTTTCCGAAGAACAGATTCCATCCATGGAAAAATATGCTGAAATGGTAAATAAGCCTCTGGAAGAGATTAAAACCTCCTTTTCCGGTATAGCAGAAAACCGACTCAAGGGCTATTTTGCACGCCAAAAGCTCGCTTCCGTGGAAAATATCACCTTATCCGAGGAAGAATTCTCGAAGGAATTAGCCGATCTTGCGTTAAGATATGGTATGGGTGAAGCCGATTTTAGAAAAGAGTTGGAAAAAGGTAAACTTCTCGATACTTACCGGGACAATTTTTTGTCAAAAAAGATAGACGATACGCTCTTCGAGCTTGTAGAAAAGAAATACAACGAGAAGATGAGTATCCGACAACTTAAGGAATTCCTGTCTAATAAGGAAAGTGGAGGAGTATGA
- the mobA gene encoding molybdenum cofactor guanylyltransferase, with translation MATNIEPIGVVLAGGFSSRMGRDKGLLPVGTGKLFLTRCIRRLSFVCSRILVSIRSDQLPEYSSIVLTKDLVCDLRFSFGGPLAGLLSVFAFCRKNHITAPLLTLPVDMPFVRVRSLARMKEADGGFSKGVFYRVRGELEPICGLFPYFYLEDWMSELEGGSLSDVSPKSKLADRDLVLLDLPELEEKFFRNINSPSDYIRIK, from the coding sequence ATGGCCACCAACATTGAGCCGATCGGAGTCGTACTAGCCGGTGGATTTAGTTCGAGAATGGGAAGGGACAAAGGTTTACTTCCTGTCGGAACCGGGAAACTTTTCCTAACCAGATGTATTCGTAGATTGAGTTTCGTATGTTCTAGAATACTCGTTTCTATACGTTCGGATCAACTTCCGGAATATTCCTCAATCGTTTTGACGAAAGACCTGGTTTGCGATTTGCGGTTTTCTTTCGGCGGCCCGTTAGCGGGCTTGCTAAGCGTCTTCGCCTTTTGCCGAAAGAATCATATAACTGCACCGTTGCTAACTCTCCCGGTTGATATGCCTTTTGTTCGTGTTCGAAGTCTGGCTAGGATGAAGGAAGCCGACGGAGGATTTTCTAAAGGGGTATTCTACCGAGTAAGAGGGGAGTTAGAACCGATCTGCGGGTTATTTCCTTACTTTTATTTGGAAGATTGGATGAGCGAATTGGAGGGGGGCTCCCTTTCGGATGTTTCTCCTAAATCAAAACTTGCAGATAGAGATTTAGTTCTTTTAGATCTACCCGAGCTCGAGGAAAAATTCTTTAGAAATATCAATTCTCCATCGGACTATATTCGAATTAAATAA